DNA from Branchiostoma lanceolatum isolate klBraLanc5 chromosome 9, klBraLanc5.hap2, whole genome shotgun sequence:
TTCCAGCTGTCGATAGAAATTCCCTTAGtgttatacataatgagaattCGTCAATTGTGGAGCTGCAATTGTAATTAACCTTAAACACCATTTCTATGGGGCTGTAAACATTGAGCTAGCAAGACTCTAATATTATATGCATTTGCAGTACAGTTAAAACTGGCCTGGCAACCACCATGCCATGCAGTCACAAGGCAcaatggctgggtttacacaaatgtacatcaaaATCATCATACTTTTAGTCCAATTCTTACTCATTGGCACAATTGGCACAATTGCTCAGTTTACACACATGTTTGACTCGACTCAAAGGACTGCGCAAGGAGAATCCTAGGGCAATCAAGTAGCATTTTCTTGTAGGAAAAGTCtgcttgagcagcccaaagctcctcaaaCACAGCCCGAGTCGACtctgaaaacttgtgtgtaaatcaggcTATTGACAGCCACTAACTGTCTCACCCAACCAACCAGCTACCAGTTATTAGTCATACAAGTCCAATTCTTTATAATGTGTGTATGCTTATCCAGTGGAAAGGGAGCCTTAGATAAGTTAGAATAATGCAGAATCACGTATTTGCACTGTTGTTGCGGGTTTTTATATCATGTAAATACtgaaaatttgatttgttgtttcgGGGTTGCCATCCTTATGTTATGcatttccttgtttgttttttccaagcaattttttttcattttatttgtaaAACTATGAACCATTGCGTCTTCCATGATTTTTTCCATTACAAAATTTTTTTGTACTAAGGATATGGTGTAGTGTGACAATTCTATATTGAGTCCAGCTCTTCGGGATACTTTCTCATTTTTATGGATGGTTTGATGCTGAAAAAACGAATCAGTACCGAGAACTGAGTTTTCAGCTATATTTCCCCCATCATTTTACCACCCCATGCTTACCATGcgagatttcatttcattctaaAATTCTTCATCACTGAGATACTTTTTTGTccaatttttattcatttttcacaaGATCCCATTAAATGAACAAAATGGGATATGTAGTTTTCCAAAACAAGTTACAATATCACATTTTTCAAATATACAGGGTACAGATAAACTGTTTAACATTAAACACCAATATTATATATCTCTTATAGTAATTCATCGCAAGTATCCAATGCCTAAATCACATTTGTAGACAAACCTGTGCCACCCCTACATAAGAGCCACCAGGCCAGTGTGACAATGTTTAGGTGGTCTCTTAGAAATTTTTTCCCAGTGATACAAGCATCTAAACTCCGGTCTATAGTGACCATCAGTCCATGTACATTTAGACAGGATTTTTTTGTCCCCCAAGGGGTATTCATTATACATACTAGGTATTTACaagattggaaaaaaaagtcaCAGTTGCCATAGATTTGTAGTCAAGCtacaataaaaatgaaatattgacaAATAGGTGCTTACTCTTATTTTTGTCTAGATACAATGTTACATTGTGTTACCCAAAAATATAAATCTTGAAAGTTTTGCGATGGTTTTCTTTTTggagtgacctctccaccatgCAGGAAATCATGACACCATGAATACATGAATTGTGTAGCCGACTCGTATTATTCCTGTATTACTGAACAGCATTGTTTTAACCGCCAGTTTAAAACACTTCCTTTTCCTTCTACTGCGagataaaaccaccacaaaagtaaatAGATTTACAAAACATGTATGTGGCAATGCGGTGACTTCAACATAACTCAACATTAAGACTGAAATCGTTGCACTGTATTTTACATTTAACGTCTTTTAAATGGTTGCATTgtgtgtatttctttctttattaaGTAAGCCATTAATTGCTGTTTTCATTCTTCATACGTTGTTACATCCCAAACTGGAGGAACATTAAAATGACTCCTCATGTTGTATAAAGTACATTATATGATTGCTGGTAAATCATTTCATGGTTGTTAAAAGTGGCAATACTATAGAGAATATAATTGTTACAAGTCGACATGGGTTGTAGCATACTACCAAAGTGTACGTAGCCAAAAGTACAGTAAGGTGGGTTTTCATTAAATTAAAGGAGAAATGCTATgaaattgtcatgattttttttagctTGTTTTGAGGATAAGAGATTTTAATTATTGTTTATTCAaaggatctccattagtgagtacatgtatataaataagCTTCAAATGGAGCTCCAAAAAAATGCTTACACCTTTAGGTCGCACCCAACGGAGAATCTGTGTGGTCATTGGTCATCGTTTGGCTTCAAAGCTGTGTCTAAAGCGGTGTCTAAAGATTTATCATTGTATACCAACTATAGTGTTTTTAAAAGTCATTTACATATATGCCTGTTTTAAAAGTGTTCGCCATCCCCAAAACTAGGTTTTGTTTAACATAGTGGTAGCTATTTAACATACATTTTGCACATGAACGTAACGTGAACTTCCATCATTCATTAAATGGAAATCTATCTTTTTCCTCTATTACAAACCAGACAGGTGCTCTCCATATCGGCAATTGCAACAGACTGATGGTCTTCAGTTCAACATTTGCCAAATTGGCAGTTTGGAGTATCGGATAAGAaagagggaaaaaaattaaagaactGGCGGCAATTTTTACAATTTATTTCTCAATTTCACAGAAGCATAAATACATCACAATATcacatgaaatatttacatggGTATAGTTATGTGGAATGTATATCATAGAtacgaaaccatttcgtcgcGCATACAATAGCATACAATAGCACCATAAGGACATTGATTAATGCACACACAACACGTCATACGTACTGTTATTACTTTACTTTAAAGTGTAGATTTAAAATCAGTTTTTATCTTGCACCGTCGCCGGGCACCGTTTGTACACAATAAATACAATATAAATAGATGTATAAAAACCTTTAAAACCAAAACTATGATTTATcactactacattgtatattaccGCTGTTGAATAGTCCTAAACATCAGTACATACACATGTTCAAAGGGAAAACAAACTTAATCTTATGAGGGTTGGCATTGTTACATACAAATAAAGCATAGTAAAGTTTCTTCCaaaatatctttaaaagttGGCGTTGTTTTCCTAAATAAATGTTGTACTTTGTCATATTGCTGTTAGTaaaatcatgtacaaaatgttaatATGCAAATTATTGACGgaaccatatatatatagttcatATGCATGGCTAAGATTATAAGTTCTTTATTCCAAATTTGCTGGTAAAATAGCATTTGTCAGCAATCTTCTTTCTCGATAGAGTCGAGAAGTTATATATTTAGCTTTACGTTTACAATAATCTTCCATATTTCTGCAACATAAAATTCAATCATAGTAACAAGTAGTTCATAGAGAGATGGAAAGAAAATCTTTGAATGCTATTAAACAAGGGACCTATACCTAACAGTGGTTGAATCATTTATAAGGTATTGGAGACGATTCCTCTCGTTTTGCCCCTTGGCGGATATCTTTCTATCATAatcatgtttctttttcattgAATACAGATTTTTCGCTAATCTAACATacgattttttttcagacagtgtAAAAGCTATTTCATCAGAAGCTGTCATACATATGTTGGTTGGATACACCTGGAGGACTTGGATATTTGCATGTGTTATCATGTCACGTGACCGTAATTACATATGCAAATTCAAATGAACCGGGAATCTTCCAGGTTCAaccatccaaaatggcggacagtaatgacgtcatagtcacgtgagctAGATCTAGAATCATGGCTTCGCTATGGACGTCTGAAATCCTCGCCATGGAAACTGAGTCTACTGCGCACGCGTACTTTCCGCCGCCGCTGTGTCCTGGATGAGCTGGCGGCCATGACGGTTTCCGGCGGGCCGGTTGTGGCGGGAACGCTGCTGCACGAGTGACAGCAGGCCCGCTTGTAGTACCAGTGTCCGCACAGGTTCACTCGCAACACCAGCTCGCAGTTGGCTGCCGAATTGTCGGTGCAGTTTTCGTTTACTGTATTAGAAGAAAAcatgtcttacatgtatatacagaacAATGAAACGGACGAGCAGAAACAATGCAATAAATCCAGGGTAGTATAATTAAAACTGGGAAAGAATAAACTGGAAATGGAAAGTTGCATGGGTCTTAATCATTCACAACGAATCTTATTTCAAAACCATTCAATGACATGTTCACGTATCAGAATAAACCATTGGCCTACTACTGTGTCTCTATTGACTCGCTAAGATGACGTGATAAAAGTAATTCGATCGGTTGATTACTTTAAAGAAGTCTACAGAATCACCgaaatatttcaatttaagTCTGTTGATCTGAAATTAAACTAAGATTTGATTAAAGATTGAACGTAAAACTATTGTTGCAGAAAATAAACTTGATAACATGCGTCAGCAAATGATATCGGACTCGTCATTTCTTCGCTGCAatgccgtttgtttgtttgttcgtttgttcgtttgttcgtttgttcgtttgtttgcaTTACCTTCATCATCCCTTCTGGGACAGTGCGTGTTCATGCAGGACATCTTGATGACAGGCATGGTGGTGGGGTCACATGACGTGGACGTGTGGTCGCCATGGTAACACACCACCTCCCGTCCCCGTACCCCTGCTCCACACGTGGTGCTGCACTGGAAGGGGTGCAGAAATATGCAACTTTAGCACAGATTCCTTAAAGGTGAAAGGTGAACATTAACCCACTGTACAGTATACACTGTGCATGTGTGCTATTGAAAGAGAGGAGCATTTGTCCAAAAGGTATGCTTTGTAATATCAAATGTATTTTGATCATAGTGTATGTAGATCGTGGAAACTGCGTGTATTCGAGGGTACCATAAAAATTGTCCAAGTGTATTTGAATTTGTTAAATGTAATTATCAGTGACAGAAAAATATAGGATCATATAGATCTGACATAGCCATATCTAGTGGGTTGCGTCATAGTTGTAACACATTGTGCAATACCGCTATTCACATTCAATTATAGGGCTAACCCTCCCCGAATAACCAAACCAACATGGCAACCGTGACGTCACATGCAAACACTATAAGCTCCCTCACAGTTCTAAGTACGCATTTGCGGTCGTGATGCATTCTAGTCTAAGTTCCCTCGTCTATAAACATTTTTTGGTTGAGACGTCTTTTCAACGTTTCCACGTAAAAGTTTGTTTAAAACATTTCTGAGGGATTAACCTATGACTTTTTATCTACAGCCCTATGTATTGATGGAACTATGAGATGATTTATTGTATGAAACATATCTTACCGGTCCCCATGGCGAGGCGAACCATGTGGGCGGACAGTCCATGTCGTTACAAACTTGTGTTTCCGGAGGTTTGTAGTCCAGGTTACAGATCTCCCCGCTGAACTCCCGGAACTGACGGTTAATCACGCCGCCACAGATAACCTTCCGCCACTGCTGCCCCACTCCGCACGTTGTCGAGCACTGGAATGTGAAATTTGACTgtttagataatttttttaatAAACATTGAGGTAACATTTCTCAAAAGATTGATGAATGCAACATTGGTATTTTTAATATATGTTGCTACGATGCCTCAAGATGATATGTTTGAAAATATGGCTGAAGAAAGATAGAGGCcgcggatgctacctgaaacgtttgGCAGTTAACAATTATGCAGTTTCTTGATTTCAACTCTTTTGCAGTGTGTATAACATGGATGTCTAAATTTTATCGATGATACTTCAATATGTTTTTTGGCATTTACGGCATTAGTGCTAAATGTTTTCAATTCCATTCTTTCAAACTTCAAAAGCTGTGCAACATAAATTTGCAAAATATAACTCATATCTAATCTCAGAAGTGTGTTACTGCTAGTATATAATTGTCACTTTCCCTCGAAGCAAAATTTACGGGCGTGGGACAAGAAATCTATATAGATATCTAAGCCTGGTATCCTTACCTATTACAGCTCCCGAGTCTTTTCTGTCCTCTACGCAAATGGAGGGGACAGAGGAGACCTGGGAATGATTTTAgatttggataccaggctattgaTACTTGgcatttatttgaatttttataTAGATCATTATAGACTTACCGGTTGCCAGGCTTGTGGCAGCCATCTCGGACCGCAGTGCGGTTGGTCTCCACAGTTGATGACATCTAGCGGCCGCGCAGTGGCATTGCAGGTCCTGTCCTCGCGTGTCTCTCCGTCACGTGACTGACACGTGACCTCTCGTGTGCTGACGCCAGTTCCACATCTACCTGTGCACTAAAATCACAGCAACACGTCAATAATTATTTCTATTATACATTTAAAGAGTATAGAATATACCGTCCCATCAAATATGTGTCTACGTTAGGATTTACCTCCAAATGTTAAATCTTACCTAAAACCTCTGTCATCTTCTTAAGATCAATGGTGGCTTTGAACTGCAACTGAATGttgctgctaacaatgcggtatTGCAAATATTGTAACTATATTTCAATTAGCCgtataattgcaccaaaaccgcGGACAAATAGGTGGtacagttaagcggattctactgtagatATTGTGAAGCAACAAGAATAAAACAATGCAGCACAAATCGGTTATCGAAACGTTGGATGTTATCGATAATTCAAAAAAGAAATGACTTTGTTATTCGGTCATTCACcaaaaactattcacagatgtaCTGGTCAGAAATGCAAATAGCTAtgaccgccgccatgttggtgtccctgtGACGTCACCTGAAAACGCTCTATTCCGTCGGATGTCCACCCAAAGCCTTAGTCGGGCAACAGctagtatcatcatcatcatcatcatcatcatcatcatcatcatcatcatcatcatcatcatcatcatcatcatcatcatcatcatcatcatcatcatcatcatcgccatcGCCAtcgccatcatcaccatcaccatcatcaccatcatcaccatcatcaccatcatcatcatcatcatcatcaccatcatcatcatcatcatcatcaccatcatcatcatcatcatcatcatcgccacTTCCATCTGTTCACTGCTTTCCACGCTCTTCTGTCCAGAGCCTGTGTATATATAACATATGCAACAGTATAAATTAAAGTGCTGTACCATACCTGTCCCCAGGAGCGGGCTGTCCAGGAGGTCTCCAGACACGGCCCATTGTCGCACACCCTCTCAGTCAGCGGCTTACGGATCGGGTCGCACGGGTCCGTCTCCGTGTAGCACCGAGCCTCTCTCGTCATCGTCCCGGGGCCGCACTGTGCTGAACACTAAGAATTCAAAACAGGAAATCGTTTATTAATAAAAGAGGTCTAGTTTGTAATGAGTGGCAAGCAACGTTCAGCGCAACCTTACTAGTCAAGAAGTTGACAAAAAAAGTATGGGTATGAGATAGGATGGGAAAAGATTTAAAACCGTTCTGGTTTTCACTACTTTGCATTGCAATGCACTACAGTGTAGTGCAACACCATGGAAAGAATAGCTTATGATACAGCACAATTCAACCTTTCTCTGAAATGTATAAATTGTGATGCTGAGTTGTTATATTACGTATCAAAGTATTACATTGATGTGATTTGATATTTCACAGTACTGGTAATGTACAAAGTAGACAGATAAAAGCGTTAGGGGTAGCGAGGAAAGGCAAATATCGGACAGGAAACTATCAGAATACACCAGGAGCAATATTGCCAAATGAAGGcagatcagcaccatggaagAAAGCTTTGTTTAACGTTCATAAATAAACCCTCCACCAGCGGGTTTTCCGCTCTCACCGGGGACCAAGACGACATTTCCCACTGCCAGCCGCACGTGGCGCGTCTGCACGCGTCCAGGTCAGTAACGTCTAGTTCTTCCTCCTCCGTCTCTGTTTCCGGTTCCGGTAACGGTACCGGTTCATAGTCCGGATGGGGTTCTGATACCGGATTTAGGGCTAGCCCAGATCCCGGTTCTGGTTCCGTTTCCGTTGTGTTGCTGTTGGTCTGGTTTTGGTCTGCTGAGTCTACGTCCTATATGTTTTGATATCATTTGAATGAGCTCAGTTGGACTCAcatcaagtaaaaaaaaacaccaccacCTTTGCACAGCACCGCTTATCTTTTCTATTTGGCTTTCAAATTTGTATGTCTGCGACGAAATCTTTGCAACTTTGAAGCCGGACATTTCTAAATGATCACTGGCACCTGTATCAAAAATCCCGACAAAATCCCCGAAGAGCATTGAATGCACCTTGTGGTCGCGAGGGAGTACGGTACCGAAAAAAAGCCTAGGCAGGCTCACAATATAACTAGTACTAGTGACAAGGATATTCATAATCTAGATCTGTTATTTGAAAGCCACAGACATGCTCTAGTACACTGACCTCCGAGAAAGAAGAGATCCACCACGCCGGCGGACAGGGTTCAGAGTGACACTCCCTGGTTGTTGGCGGTTTGGCGGTGCTGTTGCACAGCTCATCGTAAACTGTCGTGTCCAGCCCGCGGGAGATCACCTTCCAGCACCGGACGGTCCGCTTCTGCGTCCCGCTCCCACAGGTCTTCGTACAGTCACTCCAGTCACTGGTGATCCATCTAGGATAGTGAAAAATACCATACATTTAGCATGATATATAACCCGGACGTTCACCTCTGTTTGTAGCTATCATAATGCAGAGTTGAGACTCCAAAACATAAtgtttgaaaagttgaaaacttCAATATCCTACTGCAGTATTTATCAGCATTCAGACAACCGATCACCCTTAGGAATACgagacgtcagcaattggtttACACTGGCCACTGTATtctgttgagtgatggttgGTGTGTAGATGGCTTTCTTGATTCCCCTCACAAACTAATCCAATTCAGTGAACACTGACTTTGTCCAATGAAAGCACTTGATTCAATGTATATATTAAATTTTGTAAGCCTTCTGCTGGTAAGCTTGGGCGTGTGTAATCCAGAAAGATGCGACTATGTCGGTGAGACAGAAGACCGGGTTTCTGGAACACAAACGCGTTGGTAATTTACCTGGCTTTGCACGGTTTTCCTACGCAGAAGTCAAAGGAAGGCGTCGGTTTCATCCGGGCATCGCAGTACCCCTCCGGAACCTCCCGCATGTCGTTATCCACACAGATGGCAAACCTCGTCACCACACCTGGTAATAAACATTAAAATAAAATGCAGGCAAAGTTTTTGctgaaacaaggaggtttaataataGACCTATTTGGCGAAAGCATTGCAACaagttttgaatttgaattgtATGTGACAGATATTACATCAATACAAACctgaatcttttttttgtttgcaatttgttttgtctttaaaGGAACTGAAATGCGAACAAAAAGGTTATAACGACGTTGAAAGTCAGTTCTCTGGTTAAATCAGCCAATTGGCATTGGGAGTAGAAATTTAACTTCATTGTTATGAAATGTGTCAAATTGATGATTCTTTCCTAAACATTACGCAATAAAACAATAGTttccaaaagaagaaaaaagcaaAAAGCAAACATGATTGCCCCTAAATATTGCGGAGATTACCTCTTTCGGGTGTGCACGTTGTGCTGCAAGGCGTGACTTTTCCGTTCAGTTTCCACCGGTACTTTTTGGGATCCGGAGTTGTGATGCTTTGTCGTGGGATTGAAGTGCTATAGGACAAAGGAAAGCATGCCATACCGAATTGATACTATCAATGGAGCATACAGTAATTAGCTTACTAATACCATTAACTGATTCCAaagcattgtttttttaaaccgtCACGTTTTTCTGAAACCTATTTGATTATCTTTTGAGACAACGGACCACAGTAAGTTGTAACTCATATTatgtcaaattaaaaaaaaaacacacaagataGTGTTAGTTTAATCTGTATAGCATCAAAGTGTATTCGTCTCTAATAATTCACAAGAATTCAAAATCAATTATAGATGAAAAGGCACGGCCAATCATTTCAAACGTTAGATTATTTCAACATTCGACATTTAATTATGCGAATGtcatttaataaaaaaaaggcagTTCCAATCACCTCGCCTGCCTGCTG
Protein-coding regions in this window:
- the LOC136442636 gene encoding ADAMTS-like protein 2, giving the protein MRLPPFAAPDSSWLVIVVLSFLVQARLRVRGQEAASPAREEETTDYTSAQELKVVEDHIYSEWSIWTACSRTCGTGVSFQQRKCLTVKRLIPVDEEHVSSVCYGGRRRYRTCNRQSCPIESRDFRLLQCAANKGSTSQDWTPVYMPKPNRGTSSCILGHMRRSRGWGRTSSVSPCELRCKTPDNQVQDFGHIQDGTPCYKDSTDICIAGRCQPIGCDGVLYSRKAFDRCGVCDGESNTCEVIRGTFQETISASGYTSIAQLPVGSRKINIIHQRTNATYLALRNGSDEYYLNGDFVIHPSPNTLMVAGTEVHYTRQEGEGAVETITSDGPTTEALHVLLLSATPNVSSVTSFEYTIPKKPVLRQITVLRPSEEVRPPVRVLSEEEEFLGGPSRGFPIYYKPRSGTATPRRVIQRARASAEEVEDDRASEDSRPAVPATVSAPLTRQPAPTGSRQASTSIPRQSITTPDPKKYRWKLNGKVTPCSTTCTPERGVVTRFAICVDNDMREVPEGYCDARMKPTPSFDFCVGKPCKARWITSDWSDCTKTCGSGTQKRTVRCWKVISRGLDTTVYDELCNSTAKPPTTRECHSEPCPPAWWISSFSEDVDSADQNQTNSNTTETEPEPGSGLALNPVSEPHPDYEPVPLPEPETETEEEELDVTDLDACRRATCGWQWEMSSWSPCSAQCGPGTMTREARCYTETDPCDPIRKPLTERVCDNGPCLETSWTARSWGQCTGRCGTGVSTREVTCQSRDGETREDRTCNATARPLDVINCGDQPHCGPRWLPQAWQPCSTTCGVGQQWRKVICGGVINRQFREFSGEICNLDYKPPETQVCNDMDCPPTWFASPWGPCSTTCGAGVRGREVVCYHGDHTSTSCDPTTMPVIKMSCMNTHCPRRDDEVNENCTDNSAANCELVLRVNLCGHWYYKRACCHSCSSVPATTGPPETVMAASSSRTQRRRKVRVRSRLSFHGEDFRRP